A single Nerophis ophidion isolate RoL-2023_Sa linkage group LG26, RoL_Noph_v1.0, whole genome shotgun sequence DNA region contains:
- the LOC133543789 gene encoding transmembrane protein 275-like, giving the protein MVLPENSSRRPAAHKRHKQRARSLPSPPLCCACGLCVLLAGVNVTLVGAVAYATYAPAANPPIVIGPLLLLTAAAFFAACCAASRRRPPAGGSACEVKAGLMRTGAALEMETSEHTLQDTTGVQVSPTNSFDSVHGTLPALTSDPEVRVQK; this is encoded by the coding sequence atggtGCTTCCAGAAAACAGCAGCAGACGTCCTGCAGCCCACAAACGCCACAAGCAGCGAGCCCGCAGCCTGCCTTCGCCGCCTCTGTGCTGCGCGTGCGGCCTGTGCGTCCTGCTGGCCGGGGTCAACGTCACCCTGGTGGGCGCCGTCGCCTACGCCACCTACGCCCCGGCCGCCAACCCCCCCATCGTGATAGGGCCGCTCCTCTTGTTGACGGCCGCCGCTTTCTTCGCGGCGTGCTGCGCGGCCAGCAGGAGGCGACCCCCGGCCGGCGGCTCGGCCTGTGAGGTCAAAGCGGGGTTGATGCGCACCGGCGCGGCCTTGGAGATGGAAACCAGCGAGCACACGCTGCAGGACACCACGGGGGTCCAGGTGAGCCCCACCAACTCCTTTGACTCCGTCCACGGAACTCTGCCCGCTTTGACCTCAGATCCTGAAGTGCGAgtacaaaaataa